The following proteins come from a genomic window of Geomonas sp. RF6:
- a CDS encoding ABC transporter substrate-binding protein codes for MRRFSSCAGKRSGRLKRVIFPRGIHAVATLLCGLITLLSSTVESAAPQYGGTLTIAVDREFRGFDPLNAGYLQLGDRSVVMAVEERLFSTDTEGNLVPELALSATVSKDELTWSIKLRTGVYFHDGTPFNADAVVQHWQRMLDPAKRYPGALYLEPVDSVTKGDDYTVLFTLKHPWAPLRAMLSESQWMGAFIPSPKAVRAKTQSRAPVGTGPFVFKEWVPNDRLVVLQNRNYWRKGRPYLDKVIFRPIADASARLAALTEGRSDIVLSDVGSEVATAKGDTTLKVYSAQSTGPYTLIINTKVSPLDDSRVRRALAYAWDQETYVKSMSGGPAPVARDPFGGTLSCADVSYRNHDLPKARELLTAYGSPVALELLESDTPRGRAAGKLVQQLFNGIGVTVTVTHLPEGELVQRVMRGNYQLSGWRLMDLDDMGPYFNVTLQSEGKLNFSRYSNAAMDELLKIQQTTDGSIRQNALCRIASLINEDVMYLYAGTRRFHLISRGSIRGISGAEHGVVRVSEAWLQSGKGQPRR; via the coding sequence ATGCGCCGATTCTCTAGTTGCGCCGGAAAAAGATCAGGCCGGCTGAAACGCGTCATCTTCCCGAGAGGCATCCACGCTGTAGCCACCTTGCTGTGCGGGCTCATCACGCTCCTTTCTTCCACCGTCGAAAGCGCGGCCCCGCAGTACGGCGGAACTCTCACCATCGCGGTCGACCGGGAGTTTCGCGGCTTCGACCCCCTCAATGCGGGGTACCTGCAGCTCGGGGACCGCAGCGTCGTTATGGCCGTGGAAGAGCGGCTCTTCTCCACCGACACGGAGGGAAACCTGGTGCCGGAGCTTGCCCTCTCCGCCACAGTCTCCAAGGACGAACTGACCTGGTCAATCAAGCTGCGCACCGGCGTCTATTTCCACGACGGCACCCCGTTCAATGCGGATGCAGTGGTTCAGCACTGGCAGCGGATGCTCGACCCCGCGAAACGCTACCCCGGCGCCCTCTACCTGGAACCTGTCGACTCCGTCACAAAGGGGGACGACTACACCGTCCTCTTCACCCTGAAGCACCCGTGGGCACCGTTGCGGGCGATGCTCAGCGAGTCGCAGTGGATGGGTGCCTTCATACCGTCTCCCAAGGCTGTACGCGCCAAAACACAGAGCCGCGCTCCGGTGGGGACGGGACCGTTCGTCTTCAAGGAGTGGGTGCCGAACGACCGCCTTGTGGTGCTGCAAAATCGGAACTACTGGCGCAAGGGGAGACCGTATCTCGACAAGGTGATCTTTCGGCCCATCGCCGATGCCAGCGCCCGTCTCGCCGCACTGACGGAAGGAAGAAGCGACATCGTCCTCAGCGACGTCGGGAGCGAAGTGGCCACGGCGAAGGGGGACACGACCCTCAAGGTGTACAGCGCACAGTCGACGGGGCCGTACACCCTGATCATCAATACCAAAGTTTCACCTCTGGACGACTCCCGTGTGCGCCGCGCCCTCGCCTACGCGTGGGATCAGGAGACCTACGTGAAGAGCATGTCGGGGGGCCCCGCCCCTGTCGCCCGCGACCCCTTCGGCGGCACACTCTCCTGCGCCGATGTCAGCTACCGCAACCACGACCTCCCCAAGGCCCGGGAACTCCTCACCGCATACGGCTCGCCGGTTGCGCTGGAGCTTCTGGAGTCGGATACACCGCGGGGACGTGCGGCGGGAAAGCTCGTGCAGCAGCTTTTTAACGGTATCGGCGTTACCGTCACCGTCACGCACCTCCCCGAGGGAGAGCTGGTGCAGCGGGTCATGCGCGGCAACTATCAACTCTCGGGGTGGCGCCTGATGGACCTGGACGACATGGGGCCATACTTCAACGTCACCCTTCAATCGGAGGGCAAGCTCAACTTCAGCCGGTACAGCAATGCCGCCATGGATGAGCTGCTGAAGATCCAGCAGACGACCGACGGCAGCATCAGACAAAATGCGCTGTGCCGGATCGCCAGCCTCATCAATGAAGACGTCATGTACCTCTACGCCGGTACCAGACGGTTTCATCTCATC
- a CDS encoding GreA/GreB family elongation factor, producing MKKKEKIVALIAGALSHSHEVLLDAARTAHRAATDSENIPDNKYDTLSLEASYVAQGQANRAQEIRGALESYRHLEVRGFSADSAVRLTALVTLEDEEGTQKRIFLGPAAGGLRISDEAGEITVITPHSPLGRQILGREVGDVVQVDCGGSEREYEIVEIS from the coding sequence ATGAAGAAGAAAGAGAAAATCGTCGCCCTCATCGCAGGCGCACTTTCACATAGCCACGAGGTGCTGCTCGATGCGGCGAGGACCGCCCACCGCGCAGCGACGGACTCCGAGAATATCCCCGACAACAAGTACGACACCTTGAGCCTGGAAGCGTCCTACGTCGCGCAGGGGCAGGCGAACAGGGCACAGGAGATCCGGGGAGCATTGGAGAGCTACCGGCATCTGGAGGTAAGGGGATTCTCGGCAGATTCAGCTGTCCGGCTCACCGCACTCGTCACCCTCGAGGACGAGGAGGGCACCCAGAAGAGGATCTTCCTCGGACCCGCCGCAGGTGGGTTGCGGATTTCGGACGAGGCGGGAGAGATAACGGTGATCACCCCGCATTCCCCGCTGGGGCGGCAGATTCTCGGCAGGGAGGTGGGGGATGTCGTGCAGGTCGACTGCGGTGGGTCGGAAAGGGAATACGAGATAGTGGAGATCTCCTGA
- a CDS encoding PAS domain S-box protein, with protein sequence MGSLSELINIEQIRLLLEAHHRVTGICSAVVDAEDKVLVAVGWGDAECTPSERSGSGSCQGCSENRTVPSSFSATARDLKCKKLLWDVALPIIVEGKHLGTFFTGQISAGDESTERAEVPGPARIGRSTAATGEKIKHLIDFFYVLVEMMGQMVGRTMELAREVEERHKAEKSHRESRELLEKIVNSISDPIFVKDRQHRLVLVNEAVCTLAGLRRDDLMGRRNEEVSLANEVDVLWETDEVVFTTGEETVREEEVTDAQGGRRVVLTRKSICRGADGNPYLVGVLHDITERKRSEEDIALLNFALDNVREAAYLMDQQARFLYVNEAACRALGYLREELLCMRLPEIAPDRPQERWVKDWEELKEMGRLTFESRHKTRSGRIFPVEITANYFEYDSTGYTLALVRDMTEIPPLTPPPWP encoded by the coding sequence TTGGGATCTCTGAGCGAGTTGATCAACATAGAGCAGATCCGTCTCCTCCTGGAGGCGCACCACAGGGTCACCGGGATCTGTTCGGCTGTTGTCGATGCCGAAGACAAGGTCCTCGTGGCGGTGGGATGGGGGGATGCGGAGTGCACCCCCTCGGAGCGCTCGGGCTCCGGCTCCTGCCAGGGGTGCAGCGAAAATAGAACGGTACCCTCTTCTTTTTCGGCGACCGCTCGCGACCTGAAGTGCAAGAAGCTCCTGTGGGACGTCGCACTCCCGATCATCGTGGAAGGAAAGCACCTCGGCACCTTTTTTACCGGCCAGATCTCGGCCGGGGATGAGAGTACAGAGAGGGCGGAGGTGCCGGGCCCAGCCAGGATAGGGCGCAGCACTGCCGCCACCGGAGAGAAGATAAAGCATCTCATCGACTTCTTCTATGTTCTTGTGGAGATGATGGGTCAGATGGTCGGACGGACTATGGAACTCGCCCGCGAGGTGGAGGAGAGGCACAAGGCGGAGAAGTCGCACCGCGAGTCGAGGGAACTTCTGGAAAAGATCGTGAACAGCATCAGCGACCCGATCTTTGTGAAGGATCGGCAGCACCGGCTCGTCCTTGTGAATGAGGCGGTGTGCACGCTGGCGGGGCTGCGCCGCGACGACCTGATGGGGCGCAGGAACGAGGAGGTATCGCTGGCAAACGAGGTCGACGTGCTCTGGGAGACGGACGAAGTGGTATTTACCACCGGCGAGGAGACGGTCAGGGAAGAGGAAGTCACCGACGCCCAGGGGGGAAGGCGTGTCGTCCTTACCAGAAAGAGCATCTGTCGCGGCGCCGACGGCAATCCGTACCTCGTCGGGGTGCTGCACGACATAACGGAGAGAAAGCGTAGCGAGGAGGACATCGCTTTGCTGAACTTCGCCCTCGACAACGTCCGGGAAGCGGCCTACCTCATGGACCAGCAGGCGCGCTTTCTGTACGTCAACGAGGCGGCCTGCCGCGCCCTCGGCTACCTGCGCGAGGAGCTCCTCTGCATGAGGCTCCCGGAGATAGCCCCGGACCGCCCCCAGGAGCGCTGGGTCAAGGACTGGGAGGAATTGAAGGAAATGGGGCGGCTTACCTTCGAAAGCAGGCACAAGACGCGCTCGGGGCGGATCTTCCCGGTGGAGATCACGGCCAACTACTTCGAGTACGACAGCACAGGATACACACTCGCCCTGGTGCGGGACATGACCGAGATCCCTCCGCTCACCCCTCCCCCCTGGCCATAG
- a CDS encoding class I SAM-dependent methyltransferase has protein sequence MSDIVRRHYELYPYPHYPLLASVRRCDTYAANLSALWCRFNGELPSPEARRILIAGCGSFSPYPFALANPDTPITALDLSASSLRRARLHCLLHGQRHVTFREGDLRDPCAIDGAFGLIDSFGVLHHLEDPLAGMRALAAHLCEGGILRVMVYSRYTRREEESVRRALRILGVRDPATARRLLKRARKGSRLRRFLEASEEVSGTAGLADALLHPCVTTYRIDEFMELVAASGLQPLLFAHRHALPDVEEEIARIRALEGQKRSPGNFVLYLGRGTKGGCGTEEDSLFLLNPALSGAVRSLRPGALHIPPRLGHHNPPLRGGDRRFLRRFLRPVGSDALTREEREAALSFAEKLFLLQYRRSPL, from the coding sequence ATGTCCGACATCGTCCGCCGCCACTACGAGCTGTACCCCTACCCTCACTACCCTCTGCTCGCCTCGGTGCGCCGCTGCGACACGTATGCCGCCAACCTTTCCGCGCTCTGGTGCCGCTTCAACGGGGAGCTCCCCTCTCCGGAGGCGCGACGCATCCTCATCGCCGGGTGCGGCTCGTTCTCCCCCTACCCCTTCGCTCTCGCCAATCCCGATACCCCCATTACCGCCCTCGACCTCTCCGCCTCAAGTCTCAGGAGGGCACGGCTGCACTGCCTGCTGCACGGCCAGCGGCATGTCACCTTCAGGGAGGGGGATCTGCGCGACCCTTGCGCAATCGACGGCGCCTTTGGGCTCATAGACTCATTCGGCGTTCTGCATCACCTGGAGGATCCGCTGGCGGGGATGCGGGCTCTGGCGGCGCACCTGTGCGAGGGGGGGATACTGCGCGTCATGGTGTACAGCCGCTACACCAGACGTGAAGAGGAATCGGTGCGGCGGGCCCTGCGCATCCTCGGGGTGCGGGACCCGGCAACGGCGCGTCGGCTCCTGAAGCGGGCCCGAAAGGGATCGCGGCTGCGACGCTTTCTGGAGGCGTCGGAGGAAGTCTCCGGCACCGCCGGCCTCGCCGATGCGCTGCTGCACCCCTGCGTCACCACCTACCGCATTGACGAGTTCATGGAACTGGTTGCCGCCTCCGGCCTGCAACCTCTCCTCTTTGCCCACCGGCACGCCCTCCCGGACGTCGAGGAGGAGATAGCGAGGATAAGGGCACTGGAGGGCCAGAAGCGCTCTCCCGGTAATTTCGTCCTTTATCTCGGGCGCGGCACCAAGGGGGGGTGCGGCACGGAGGAGGACTCCCTGTTCCTGCTAAACCCTGCCCTTTCCGGCGCCGTCCGCTCCCTGCGCCCCGGCGCTCTGCACATTCCGCCACGCCTGGGACACCACAATCCCCCGCTTAGGGGAGGGGACCGCCGCTTCCTGCGCCGCTTCCTGCGCCCCGTCGGCAGCGACGCATTGACGAGGGAAGAGCGGGAGGCCGCCCTCTCCTTTGCCGAGAAGCTTTTCCTCCTTCAATACAGAAGATCGCCCCTCTGA
- a CDS encoding DUF3943 domain-containing protein has product MVVVADNAAETTFFQPAARPPTQEPPPLSWNTGTGKSYAIPALEIPAFLIGLNLVDRVIYSGDKEDDKKVYSVNLSTTWEHLREQNWVFDKDPFDVNQFAHPYQGAVMYGLARSAGLSFWESLLYSNMGSFIWKMAGETDPPSINDQITTGNAGSLLGEALYRMANLVLRDGNDTLHEASAALISPATAFNRHVFGDRFKTLYPDHDPAVFWRLRMGLSLDTNKDNLGTTAEILRHDATVDFSMIYGLPGKPGYTYRRPMDYFDFLFQLRARSSNPVGNVVLRGLLFGERYELGNDYRGIWGLYGSYDYISPELFRVSTMALSLGSTAQYWVAPGIALQGSVLAGVGFGAAGQTPTVSGERDYHYGVTPLASASLRLIFGDRTLCYLSGNEYYVSGTGSDDSEGSELIFRGNIGFTVRVYKRHGFGLQYVFSSREAKYGSHPSMHESEGSISITYSYLGASKFGAVEWR; this is encoded by the coding sequence ATGGTCGTAGTGGCAGACAATGCGGCCGAGACTACCTTTTTTCAGCCGGCAGCGCGCCCCCCTACGCAGGAGCCTCCCCCCCTCTCGTGGAACACCGGCACGGGAAAAAGCTATGCAATTCCGGCTCTGGAAATTCCCGCCTTTCTCATCGGCCTCAACCTGGTGGACCGGGTCATTTATTCCGGCGACAAGGAGGACGACAAGAAGGTCTACAGCGTGAACCTCTCCACCACATGGGAGCATCTGAGGGAACAGAACTGGGTCTTCGATAAGGATCCCTTCGATGTGAACCAGTTCGCGCATCCGTACCAGGGGGCGGTAATGTACGGCCTCGCGCGCTCTGCAGGACTCAGCTTCTGGGAATCGCTCCTGTACAGCAACATGGGGAGCTTCATCTGGAAGATGGCGGGAGAGACCGACCCCCCTTCCATAAATGACCAGATAACCACCGGCAATGCAGGGAGCCTCCTCGGGGAGGCGCTCTATCGCATGGCGAACCTCGTGCTGAGGGACGGAAACGACACGCTGCACGAGGCGTCGGCCGCCCTGATCTCCCCTGCCACCGCCTTCAACCGGCACGTCTTCGGCGACCGGTTCAAGACGCTCTATCCCGATCACGACCCCGCCGTCTTCTGGCGTCTGCGCATGGGGTTGAGCCTCGACACCAACAAGGACAACCTGGGAACCACTGCGGAAATCCTCCGGCACGATGCAACCGTCGATTTCTCCATGATCTACGGCCTTCCCGGCAAGCCGGGGTACACATACCGCCGGCCGATGGATTACTTCGACTTCCTCTTCCAGCTGCGGGCGAGGAGCAGCAACCCTGTGGGAAACGTGGTGCTCAGGGGACTTCTCTTCGGGGAACGCTACGAGCTGGGGAATGACTACCGCGGCATCTGGGGGCTCTACGGCAGCTACGACTACATCTCTCCCGAGCTCTTCCGTGTCTCCACCATGGCGCTCTCCCTCGGCAGCACCGCCCAGTACTGGGTGGCTCCCGGCATAGCTCTTCAGGGGTCTGTACTGGCCGGGGTCGGTTTCGGCGCGGCGGGGCAGACTCCGACGGTGTCCGGAGAGCGTGACTACCACTACGGCGTTACCCCCCTGGCTTCCGCCTCGCTTCGTCTCATCTTCGGTGACAGAACCCTGTGCTACCTGAGCGGCAACGAGTACTATGTGAGCGGCACAGGCTCGGATGACTCGGAAGGTTCCGAACTGATCTTCCGCGGCAACATAGGCTTTACCGTCCGCGTGTACAAGCGCCACGGCTTCGGCCTGCAATACGTCTTTTCTTCACGCGAGGCGAAGTACGGCAGCCACCCCAGCATGCACGAGAGCGAAGGGAGTATCAGCATCACCTACTCCTATCTCGGTGCGTCGAAGTTCGGCGCGGTGGAGTGGAGATAG
- a CDS encoding YbhB/YbcL family Raf kinase inhibitor-like protein encodes MEFKLSSPAFNNGTQIPSRYTCDGENINPHLVIHGVPAKTKSLALLVEDPDAPAGLWVHWVMWNMPPDTTEIREHTVPFGAKEGLNTRRKHGYDGPCPPSGSHRYFFRLFALDQKLELKADAGKEQLEEAMMTHILATTELMGTYSRTNEGPM; translated from the coding sequence ATGGAGTTCAAGCTGAGCAGTCCTGCTTTCAATAACGGCACCCAGATACCGTCGAGGTACACCTGTGACGGCGAAAACATCAACCCACACCTGGTCATCCACGGCGTGCCGGCAAAGACGAAATCGCTCGCGCTCCTTGTGGAGGACCCGGACGCTCCGGCAGGGCTGTGGGTTCATTGGGTGATGTGGAACATGCCCCCCGACACGACGGAGATCCGGGAGCACACCGTCCCCTTCGGCGCGAAGGAAGGGCTCAACACCCGCCGCAAGCACGGCTACGACGGCCCGTGTCCCCCCTCCGGTTCCCACCGCTATTTCTTCCGGCTCTTCGCGCTGGACCAGAAGCTGGAGCTGAAGGCGGACGCCGGGAAGGAGCAACTGGAAGAGGCGATGATGACGCACATACTGGCTACGACGGAGCTTATGGGGACGTACTCGAGGACGAACGAAGGCCCGATGTAG
- the pckA gene encoding phosphoenolpyruvate carboxykinase (ATP), whose product MDLNSVTRSTGLEEHGITNANIIYWTPPTTVLYEQVVKRGEGLISHQGPLTVKTGHYTGRAANEKFIVDEPSCRDKINWGTINRPFDEDRFEALYRRLTSYLQGKDLFVQDCYAGASRSHRIPVRIITEKAWHSLFARNMFIQATREELENHKTQFTVIDIPSFHAVPSIDGTNSEAFIIIHFAKRLVIIGGTSYAGEIKKSIFTVMNYLLPSQKKVLSMHCSANAGPDGDTAIFFGLSGTGKTTLSAAPNRRLIGDDEHGWDDGGIFNFEGGCYAKVINLSPVSEPEIYDCTRRFGTILENVAIDTLTRRIDLNDASFTENTRASYPLTHIPNIIGAGTGDHPNNVIMLTCDAFGVLPPIARLTPEQAMYHFLSGYTAKVAGTEAGVTEPKATFSTCFGAPFMALHPSVYAELLKEKIGTHQSHCWLVNTGWSGGGPGVGSRMKIAYSRALVNAALDGTLAAGQFELDPVFGLSIPKSCPGVSQDVLNPRNSWADKAAYDEVSRNLVARFRKNFEQFSNYVSPDVAKVM is encoded by the coding sequence ATGGATCTCAATAGCGTAACCAGAAGCACCGGTCTCGAAGAGCACGGGATCACCAACGCCAATATCATCTACTGGACGCCCCCGACTACGGTTCTGTACGAGCAGGTCGTAAAAAGGGGGGAGGGACTGATTTCCCACCAGGGCCCGCTGACGGTGAAGACGGGGCACTATACGGGGCGCGCGGCGAATGAAAAGTTCATCGTCGACGAGCCCTCCTGCCGCGACAAGATCAACTGGGGCACCATAAACCGCCCCTTCGACGAGGACCGCTTCGAGGCGCTGTACAGGCGGCTCACCTCATACCTGCAGGGGAAGGACCTCTTTGTGCAGGACTGCTACGCGGGCGCCAGCCGCAGCCACCGCATTCCGGTGCGTATCATCACGGAGAAGGCCTGGCACTCCCTCTTCGCGCGCAACATGTTCATCCAGGCGACGCGCGAGGAACTGGAGAACCACAAGACCCAGTTCACCGTCATCGACATACCGAGCTTCCACGCTGTCCCCAGTATCGACGGCACCAACTCGGAAGCCTTCATCATCATACATTTCGCGAAGCGCCTGGTGATCATCGGCGGAACGAGCTACGCAGGGGAGATCAAGAAATCGATCTTCACCGTCATGAACTACCTCCTCCCCTCCCAGAAGAAGGTCCTCTCCATGCACTGTTCTGCCAACGCCGGCCCGGACGGTGACACAGCCATCTTCTTCGGTCTCTCCGGGACCGGAAAGACCACCCTCTCCGCGGCCCCCAACCGCCGCCTCATCGGCGACGACGAGCACGGCTGGGACGACGGGGGGATCTTCAACTTCGAAGGGGGGTGCTACGCGAAGGTCATCAACCTCTCCCCGGTGAGCGAGCCGGAGATCTACGACTGCACGAGGAGGTTCGGCACCATCCTCGAGAATGTGGCGATAGACACCCTCACCAGGAGAATCGATCTCAACGACGCCTCCTTCACGGAGAACACCAGGGCCTCATACCCCCTGACACACATTCCGAACATCATCGGTGCCGGCACCGGCGACCATCCGAACAACGTCATCATGCTCACCTGCGACGCCTTCGGGGTCCTCCCGCCGATCGCGCGCCTCACACCGGAGCAGGCGATGTACCACTTCCTCTCCGGGTACACCGCGAAGGTCGCCGGCACCGAGGCAGGGGTAACGGAGCCGAAGGCGACCTTCTCCACCTGCTTCGGCGCTCCGTTCATGGCGCTGCACCCGTCGGTATATGCCGAGCTCTTAAAGGAGAAGATCGGGACGCACCAGTCGCACTGCTGGCTGGTGAACACCGGCTGGAGCGGCGGCGGCCCCGGAGTCGGCAGCAGGATGAAGATCGCCTACTCAAGGGCTCTGGTAAACGCCGCCCTCGACGGCACGCTGGCCGCCGGTCAGTTCGAGCTCGACCCGGTCTTTGGCCTCAGCATCCCGAAGTCGTGCCCCGGCGTTTCGCAGGACGTCCTCAACCCCAGGAACTCCTGGGCGGACAAGGCTGCATACGACGAGGTGTCGCGCAACCTCGTGGCGCGTTTCCGCAAGAATTTCGAGCAGTTCAGCAACTACGTCTCCCCTGACGTCGCGAAGGTCATGTAG
- the rd gene encoding rubredoxin has product MGTYICTICQYVYDPALGDPDGGIAPGTSFNDLPDEWVCPVCGAGKEVFEPE; this is encoded by the coding sequence ATGGGAACCTACATCTGTACTATCTGCCAGTATGTGTACGACCCCGCCCTGGGGGATCCCGATGGCGGCATAGCACCAGGGACATCTTTCAACGATCTGCCGGACGAGTGGGTCTGCCCGGTGTGTGGCGCCGGCAAGGAGGTGTTCGAGCCGGAGTGA
- a CDS encoding NapC/NirT family cytochrome c translates to MPLRKYAGYAWNLISLFGMVIAITAAGLIIAFLSFEAIIGMEKPYLGLLTYFLFPGMLILGLLLVPLGAYRVREKRRAIPEEDILPFPQVDFNDPHKRRLFIFFVLATIVFLLIVSVASIKGYEFTESTTFCGELCHTVMEPEHTAWSNSPHAKVKCVECHVGPGAEWYVKAKISGLRQLVAVALHTYSRPIETPIANLRPARDTCEHCHWPEKFYFGRQKVFAHYAPNEENTPREIDMLLKIGGTPGTAHNKGIHWHIGSVVNYIATDRKRIEIPYVAVHGADGKVVEYLDTEKPLTRQQIDKAEKRTMDCIDCHNRPTHIYRAPGTEMDEAFMAGRIDRGIPYVKKVAVGLLTRPYKSREEAQQAIAAGMQEYYAKNYPQILQTKGAAVQQAIAQVQEMYAKNFFPRMNVAWNTYPNFIGHFYTPGCFRCHDGKHKSADGRVISKDCNICHVVLAQKQENIPAGTKVNAFVHPVDIGDEIMKTNCSECHSAGGQDVPGGESHAAR, encoded by the coding sequence ATGCCACTTAGAAAGTACGCCGGATATGCATGGAACCTGATCAGTCTTTTCGGCATGGTGATCGCGATAACAGCAGCGGGATTGATCATCGCCTTCCTTTCCTTCGAGGCGATAATCGGCATGGAAAAGCCGTACCTGGGGCTTTTGACCTATTTCCTCTTCCCGGGGATGCTCATCCTCGGCCTTCTTCTGGTGCCGCTCGGGGCATACCGCGTCAGGGAGAAGAGGCGGGCGATACCGGAGGAAGACATTCTTCCTTTCCCCCAGGTCGACTTCAACGACCCGCACAAGCGGCGCCTTTTCATCTTCTTCGTGCTGGCGACCATCGTGTTTTTGCTCATCGTCTCGGTTGCCTCCATAAAGGGGTACGAATTTACCGAGTCCACCACCTTCTGCGGCGAGCTTTGCCATACCGTCATGGAACCGGAGCATACGGCCTGGAGCAACTCCCCTCACGCGAAGGTGAAGTGCGTCGAGTGCCATGTCGGGCCGGGTGCGGAGTGGTATGTGAAGGCAAAAATCTCGGGGTTGCGGCAGCTGGTGGCGGTGGCGTTGCACACCTACTCCCGCCCGATCGAGACCCCCATCGCGAACCTGCGCCCGGCGCGCGACACCTGCGAGCACTGCCACTGGCCGGAGAAGTTCTACTTCGGCAGGCAGAAGGTCTTTGCCCACTACGCCCCCAACGAGGAGAACACCCCTCGGGAGATCGACATGCTCCTCAAGATCGGAGGCACCCCGGGGACCGCGCACAACAAGGGGATTCACTGGCATATCGGCAGCGTGGTGAACTACATCGCCACCGACAGAAAGAGGATCGAGATCCCGTACGTGGCGGTGCACGGGGCTGACGGGAAGGTGGTTGAGTATCTCGACACCGAGAAGCCGCTGACCCGCCAGCAGATCGACAAGGCAGAGAAGCGGACGATGGACTGCATCGACTGCCACAACCGCCCGACGCACATATACCGTGCACCGGGAACGGAGATGGACGAGGCCTTTATGGCCGGTCGCATCGATCGCGGTATTCCGTATGTGAAGAAGGTTGCGGTGGGCCTTCTGACCAGGCCGTACAAGTCGAGGGAGGAGGCGCAGCAGGCGATTGCCGCCGGGATGCAGGAGTACTACGCGAAGAACTACCCGCAGATCCTGCAAACGAAGGGCGCGGCGGTGCAGCAGGCGATAGCGCAGGTGCAGGAGATGTATGCCAAGAACTTCTTCCCGAGAATGAATGTGGCGTGGAACACCTATCCGAACTTCATAGGGCACTTCTATACCCCCGGCTGCTTCCGGTGCCATGACGGGAAGCACAAGTCGGCGGACGGCAGGGTGATCTCCAAGGACTGCAACATCTGCCATGTAGTCCTTGCGCAAAAGCAGGAGAACATCCCGGCAGGGACGAAGGTAAATGCGTTTGTGCATCCCGTCGACATAGGGGATGAGATCATGAAGACGAACTGCAGCGAGTGTCACTCCGCAGGGGGGCAAGACGTTCCCGGCGGAGAAAGCCACGCCGCCCGCTAG
- a CDS encoding chemotaxis protein CheW: MAVETIAVTTQFLTFKLEDELFALDIGKVREVLDFTTITKVPQTPEYMRGVINLRGSVVPVVDMRLKFGMTGAEKTVNTCIIIVEVELDGETVVMGAMADAVQEVLDLEPDQVEPPPRIGTKLNTDFIRGMGKHGEDFIIILDIDKVFSAEELACVSGQDDRAA; this comes from the coding sequence ATGGCGGTCGAAACGATTGCGGTAACGACACAGTTTTTGACGTTCAAGCTGGAGGACGAGCTCTTCGCACTCGATATCGGGAAGGTGCGGGAGGTGCTCGATTTCACCACCATTACCAAGGTTCCGCAGACCCCGGAGTACATGCGCGGTGTCATCAACCTGCGCGGCAGCGTCGTTCCCGTGGTGGACATGCGCCTGAAGTTCGGGATGACCGGCGCTGAAAAGACGGTCAACACCTGCATCATCATTGTGGAGGTCGAACTTGACGGGGAGACGGTGGTGATGGGGGCGATGGCGGACGCGGTCCAGGAGGTGCTCGACCTCGAGCCTGACCAGGTGGAGCCGCCGCCGCGCATCGGAACGAAGCTCAACACCGACTTCATCCGCGGCATGGGGAAACACGGCGAAGATTTCATCATCATCCTCGATATCGACAAGGTCTTCTCCGCCGAGGAGCTGGCCTGCGTCAGCGGCCAGGATGACCGCGCGGCGTAA
- a CDS encoding chemotaxis protein CheW translates to MATETTTETTQFLTFKLEEELFALDIGKVREVLDFTTITKVPQTPDYMRGVINLRGSVVPVVDMRLKFGLAGAEKTVNTCIIIVEVALDGETVVMGAMADAVQEVLDLPPDHIEPAPRIGTKLDTDFIRGMGKHGEEFIIILDIDKVFSSDDLARLTEPEDRAA, encoded by the coding sequence ATGGCTACGGAGACGACAACTGAGACAACGCAGTTCCTGACGTTCAAGCTGGAAGAGGAGCTCTTCGCGCTCGACATCGGCAAGGTGCGCGAGGTCCTCGATTTCACCACCATCACGAAGGTTCCGCAGACCCCGGACTACATGCGCGGTGTCATCAACCTGCGCGGCAGCGTCGTGCCGGTGGTGGACATGCGTCTCAAGTTCGGGCTGGCGGGGGCGGAAAAGACGGTCAACACCTGCATCATCATCGTGGAGGTCGCGCTGGACGGCGAGACGGTGGTGATGGGCGCCATGGCGGACGCGGTGCAGGAGGTGCTCGACCTGCCGCCGGACCACATCGAGCCGGCGCCGCGCATCGGCACGAAGCTCGACACGGACTTCATCCGCGGCATGGGGAAACACGGCGAAGAGTTCATCATCATCCTGGACATCGACAAGGTCTTCTCCTCCGACGACCTGGCGCGCCTGACGGAGCCGGAGGACCGCGCTGCATAA